In Ktedonobacterales bacterium, a genomic segment contains:
- a CDS encoding MMPL family transporter, giving the protein MFYRLGLAMVRRRWLILGVWFLVVAMALPFAPRITSVLQSGGFSSPDMQSQQAVDLLVQKLHYQLNAVQILFSSQTMTADDPRFIQEANATLDGLSKWPEVTGIVPFTENPHQVSRDEHAAYTIVLLKGDPDRAPQLLPTLQSKLGHPHDLRVQVGGGPVFYEDIQSVSEQDLRRAEFLAFPFALLALILVFRSLVAAALPAIVGGCSVGVSFALVYWLGTMTPISIFALNVITLFGLGLGVDYSLFVVSRFREELQRGKPVPEAIAASVATAGRAVFFSGVAVSIGLLGLTVFQVNMLRSVGLAGMVVVATSIVAALSLLPAALGVLGTRVNAFPVRLSWLWQRHQRTTKQHHSALGAEHEGFWGRLSLLVMRYPLRVFVPVLAVLVVLGLPFLNVRLGAPDASILPQSVPSRQAYDVLQTRFESNETTPILLAIQTHGQALDQRNLEALDAYVRQLEADPRVQRVDSIVSLDPRLTLAQYEAMYSHPDLIADPYIKGALTTLVASDTTLVQVVSKYGMLDTRSEALVQAIRNTPPPGGIQVLVDGGTAGVIDYVNTLYTDFPRALLLVALITYVVLLLLFRSVALPLKAIAMNTLSILASYGALVFVFQEGHFSNLLNFTPLGYVEASAPILMFCALFGLSMDYEVFLIGRVKEQWERTGDNTGAVAHGLEHTARAITSAAAIMVAVFASFAFTHVLETQQLGFALATAILVDATIIRVILVPAAMRLMGHWNWWFPRALERIVPQVRLAEGAEVSESDTGEPVMSR; this is encoded by the coding sequence ATGTTTTATCGGCTTGGTCTGGCAATGGTCAGGCGACGCTGGCTGATTTTAGGCGTCTGGTTCCTGGTCGTTGCGATGGCGCTCCCATTTGCCCCGCGTATTACCTCGGTGTTACAGTCTGGTGGCTTCTCCAGCCCTGATATGCAATCTCAGCAGGCGGTTGATCTGTTGGTGCAGAAGCTGCATTATCAACTGAACGCAGTGCAAATCCTCTTTTCCAGCCAGACGATGACGGCTGATGACCCTCGATTTATTCAAGAGGCGAACGCAACCCTGGATGGGCTGAGCAAGTGGCCGGAGGTCACTGGGATCGTGCCGTTTACGGAAAATCCTCATCAGGTTTCGCGTGATGAGCATGCGGCGTATACCATTGTGCTGCTCAAGGGCGACCCGGACCGCGCGCCTCAATTGCTGCCTACGTTACAGAGCAAGCTGGGGCATCCGCATGATTTACGGGTGCAGGTGGGCGGCGGTCCGGTCTTCTACGAAGATATTCAGAGCGTCAGCGAACAAGACTTGCGCCGGGCAGAGTTTCTGGCGTTCCCGTTTGCGCTTCTGGCGCTGATACTGGTCTTTCGCTCGCTGGTGGCGGCGGCGCTGCCAGCCATTGTCGGCGGGTGCAGCGTGGGAGTCTCTTTTGCGCTGGTGTACTGGCTGGGAACGATGACACCGATCTCGATCTTCGCGCTGAATGTGATTACCCTCTTTGGTCTGGGCCTGGGCGTGGATTATTCGCTGTTTGTCGTAAGCCGCTTCCGCGAGGAATTGCAGCGCGGCAAGCCTGTGCCAGAGGCGATTGCTGCCAGCGTAGCGACGGCGGGTCGGGCAGTCTTCTTTTCGGGCGTCGCGGTCTCGATTGGCCTGCTGGGGTTGACGGTCTTCCAGGTGAATATGCTGCGTTCGGTGGGACTGGCGGGCATGGTCGTTGTTGCCACGTCCATTGTTGCTGCGCTGTCGCTGCTTCCGGCTGCGCTGGGAGTATTGGGTACGCGGGTAAATGCGTTTCCGGTGCGCCTCTCCTGGCTCTGGCAGCGGCATCAGCGCACCACAAAGCAGCACCATTCGGCGTTGGGCGCGGAGCATGAGGGCTTTTGGGGGCGGCTGTCGCTTCTGGTAATGCGCTATCCACTGCGGGTCTTCGTGCCGGTGCTGGCAGTTCTGGTAGTCCTGGGCCTGCCGTTCCTGAATGTGCGCCTTGGTGCGCCGGATGCCTCGATTCTGCCGCAGAGTGTACCATCGCGCCAGGCATATGACGTGTTGCAAACGCGCTTTGAAAGCAATGAGACGACGCCTATCTTGTTGGCGATTCAGACACACGGCCAGGCGCTGGACCAGCGCAATCTGGAGGCGCTTGACGCTTATGTTCGCCAGCTTGAGGCCGACCCCCGCGTGCAGCGCGTGGATAGCATTGTCTCGCTGGACCCTCGGCTAACGCTGGCGCAGTATGAAGCGATGTACAGCCATCCCGATCTGATAGCCGATCCATATATTAAAGGCGCGCTGACGACGCTCGTGGCTAGTGATACGACGCTGGTGCAGGTGGTCAGCAAGTATGGGATGCTGGATACGCGCTCGGAGGCGCTGGTGCAGGCGATTCGCAATACACCCCCGCCGGGCGGCATCCAGGTGCTGGTAGATGGCGGGACGGCGGGCGTGATTGATTACGTGAATACGCTCTATACCGATTTCCCGCGCGCTTTGCTGCTGGTGGCGCTGATCACCTATGTGGTGCTGCTGCTGCTCTTCCGCTCGGTGGCTCTGCCGCTGAAAGCTATTGCCATGAATACGCTTTCGATCCTGGCGAGCTACGGCGCGTTGGTCTTTGTCTTTCAGGAGGGCCATTTCAGCAACCTGCTCAACTTCACGCCGTTGGGCTACGTCGAGGCGTCAGCGCCGATTCTGATGTTCTGTGCGCTCTTTGGCCTCTCGATGGACTACGAGGTCTTTCTGATCGGGCGGGTGAAGGAGCAATGGGAGCGCACGGGCGATAACACGGGTGCCGTCGCGCATGGGCTAGAGCACACGGCGCGGGCGATTACCTCGGCGGCCGCGATCATGGTGGCCGTCTTCGCCTCCTTCGCCTTCACCCATGTCCTTGAGACGCAACAGTTGGGCTTCGCGCTGGCGACCGCTATTCTAGTGGATGCGACCATCATCCGCGTCATTCTGGTACCCGCGGCGATGCGCCTGATGGGCCATTGGAACTGGTGGTTCCCACGCGCCCTGGAGCGGATCGTGCCTCAGGTGCGCCTGGCCGAAGGCGCGGAGGTGTCAGAAAGCGACACAGGTGAGCCAGTGATGAGCCGC
- the smpB gene encoding SsrA-binding protein SmpB — MAQQNDVKVITVNRQAYHDYFVDETFEAGIALKGTEIKSIRDGKVNLRGAFARVKNGEVWLEGSHIAVYEQGTYMNHEPLRHRKLLLHRRQINSLIGKVQTKGLTLIPLKLYLKGDYAKVELGLCRGKKLYDKRESIAQRDAQREIERAVRSRSR, encoded by the coding sequence ATGGCACAGCAAAATGATGTGAAAGTAATAACGGTCAACCGGCAGGCGTACCACGATTATTTTGTGGATGAAACCTTCGAAGCAGGAATCGCGCTGAAAGGCACCGAGATCAAGTCTATCCGCGATGGCAAGGTGAACCTGCGCGGCGCCTTCGCGCGCGTTAAAAACGGCGAAGTCTGGCTGGAGGGCAGCCACATTGCTGTTTACGAGCAAGGGACGTATATGAATCACGAACCCTTGCGCCACCGCAAGCTGCTGCTGCATCGTCGTCAGATCAACAGCTTGATCGGCAAAGTCCAGACAAAGGGTCTGACGCTCATTCCCCTGAAGCTGTATCTTAAAGGCGACTATGCCAAGGTCGAACTGGGCCTCTGCCGGGGCAAGAAGCTCTATGACAAGCGCGAATCCATCGCCCAGCGCGACGCGCAGCGCGAAATCGAACGCGCTGTGCGCAGCCGCTCGCGTTAA